In Desulfitobacterium chlororespirans DSM 11544, one DNA window encodes the following:
- a CDS encoding DUF2680 domain-containing protein, which yields MIMKKFKKAIMIGVIVLGVGASSSTVLAASAYNNPVEALAGITGKTVESVLTEQYETGKSLGVMANESGKLDEFQKELLEMRKDALAQRVELGNLTQQQADQMITAMEENQAYCYGDGYGRGWGMMGAGNGGMFGRGGQGGCGGGYNQAR from the coding sequence ATGATTATGAAAAAGTTCAAAAAAGCAATCATGATTGGAGTCATCGTGCTCGGTGTAGGGGCATCTTCCTCAACGGTCCTGGCGGCCTCTGCCTATAACAACCCTGTAGAGGCTTTAGCCGGAATCACCGGAAAAACAGTGGAAAGTGTACTGACTGAACAATATGAAACAGGCAAAAGCTTGGGAGTCATGGCCAATGAGTCCGGAAAACTGGATGAATTCCAAAAAGAGCTTCTGGAAATGAGAAAGGATGCTTTGGCGCAAAGAGTTGAATTGGGGAATTTGACGCAGCAGCAAGCCGATCAGATGATCACAGCCATGGAAGAGAATCAGGCTTATTGCTATGGGGATGGTTATGGTCGCGGATGGGGAATGATGGGAGCCGGTAATGGCGGTATGTTTGGCCGTGGTGGCCAGGGCGGCTGCGGCGGTGGCTATAATCAAGCCCGCTAG
- a CDS encoding response regulator transcription factor translates to MLTLLIADDNKQITSILEEYAKKEGYHPHLAGDGCEALELFQQLQPDLVLLDVMMPKVDGFEVCREIRKTSNVPIIMITARGEDFERIMGLDIGADDYIVKPFSPGEVMARIRAILRRISQNDEEKKQILSFANLMINLDDYLVTIDQCPVSLTKKEIEILWTLATNHNKVFSRDNLLNSVWGYDYFGDIRTVDSHIKRLRSKLDSFPHEQWEIKTIWGVGYKFGEKTNEE, encoded by the coding sequence ATGCTAACTCTATTGATTGCCGATGATAATAAACAAATTACATCGATCTTAGAAGAATATGCGAAAAAAGAAGGCTATCATCCCCATCTAGCTGGGGATGGCTGTGAAGCTCTGGAACTTTTTCAGCAGCTTCAACCCGATCTCGTCTTATTGGATGTGATGATGCCCAAAGTAGATGGTTTTGAAGTTTGCCGGGAAATTCGTAAAACTTCAAATGTCCCAATCATTATGATCACCGCTCGGGGCGAGGATTTTGAAAGGATCATGGGGCTGGATATCGGGGCCGACGATTATATCGTCAAACCCTTTTCCCCCGGTGAGGTGATGGCGAGAATCCGAGCCATTCTGCGCAGAATCAGTCAAAACGACGAGGAGAAAAAACAAATCCTGTCTTTTGCTAATCTGATGATCAATCTGGATGACTATCTGGTGACCATTGACCAATGCCCTGTCTCCTTAACCAAGAAAGAAATCGAAATCCTCTGGACTCTGGCAACCAATCACAACAAAGTGTTCTCCCGGGATAATCTGCTCAACAGCGTTTGGGGCTATGATTACTTTGGCGATATCCGTACCGTGGATTCTCATATTAAACGTTTGCGTTCCAAGCTGGATTCCTTCCCCCATGAACAATGGGAGATTAAAACCATTTGGGGTGTAGGCTATAAATTCGGGGAGAAAACCAATGAAGAATAA
- a CDS encoding HAMP domain-containing sensor histidine kinase has protein sequence MKNKIALKLTLYFSLSLLLFSLIIGSVFMTLFKNQTVQLHKVDMEKRATSIAGTLSTLISNASTATATQSSEAGTNGMNSANRMGGMMHGMGMGGMGGMMQGMGGYSSYLQFLDEIAMADVWIVDETLQLMTIGHMTNRQINYADLPADADQVVKEVFQGNTTFSEGFSSLLNTPTLTVGAPIKAGDKVAGALLLHSPIQGTKEALQQGAGILAMSIIVALLLSLLLSIVLAYTFTKPLNRMKNSTLQLAKGDYLAKTGVQQEDEIGELASAIDILSERLESASHESDRLEQQRRDFIAKISHELRTPVTVIRGSLEALCDEVITEPDQIKAYHRQMLKESIFLQHLVNDLMDLTRLQNPDFKIEMENISLGDLLRDVLRSAQNIAHGKGILLKADIDQQASLGSIRGDYVRLRQMFLIILDNAIKFSPPEENVWITFVNNTVTIQDKGPGIPPDNLPHIFDRFYKSSAVENKTGTGLGLAIAKQIAHRHRIQIIVDSQPGQGTRFGFHF, from the coding sequence ATGAAGAATAAAATCGCCCTTAAACTCACCCTGTATTTTTCCCTGAGCCTGCTCTTGTTCTCCCTTATTATCGGCAGTGTATTTATGACCCTGTTCAAGAATCAGACGGTTCAGCTGCACAAGGTTGACATGGAAAAACGGGCAACCTCTATTGCGGGAACACTCTCAACCTTAATCAGCAACGCCAGTACCGCCACCGCTACCCAAAGCAGCGAAGCCGGAACAAACGGCATGAACAGCGCGAACCGTATGGGGGGCATGATGCACGGTATGGGGATGGGTGGAATGGGCGGCATGATGCAAGGTATGGGCGGATACAGCTCTTATCTCCAATTCCTTGACGAGATCGCTATGGCCGATGTCTGGATCGTGGATGAAACCCTTCAGCTGATGACCATTGGCCATATGACCAACCGGCAGATCAACTATGCCGATTTACCGGCGGACGCCGACCAGGTCGTCAAAGAAGTGTTTCAGGGCAATACCACCTTTAGCGAAGGCTTCAGCTCCCTTCTCAATACCCCGACCTTGACTGTGGGAGCCCCCATCAAAGCCGGCGATAAAGTGGCCGGTGCCTTGCTTCTTCATTCTCCTATCCAGGGAACCAAGGAAGCGCTGCAGCAAGGAGCAGGGATTCTGGCCATGAGTATCATCGTTGCTCTCCTCTTATCTCTTCTCCTTTCCATTGTCCTGGCATATACTTTTACCAAGCCTTTGAACCGCATGAAAAACTCCACCCTGCAACTGGCTAAGGGAGATTATCTGGCCAAAACCGGAGTTCAGCAAGAAGATGAAATCGGGGAACTGGCTTCAGCCATTGATATTCTCAGTGAGCGCCTGGAGTCAGCCAGTCATGAAAGTGACCGTTTGGAACAACAGCGCCGCGATTTCATCGCCAAGATCTCCCACGAGCTCCGGACCCCTGTAACCGTCATTCGGGGTTCTTTGGAAGCCCTCTGTGACGAAGTCATTACCGAGCCGGATCAGATCAAGGCCTACCATCGGCAGATGCTCAAGGAAAGCATCTTTTTACAGCACTTGGTCAACGATCTTATGGATTTAACCCGTTTACAAAATCCCGATTTTAAGATAGAAATGGAAAACATCAGTCTTGGGGATTTGCTCAGGGATGTCCTCCGCAGTGCCCAAAATATCGCCCACGGCAAGGGTATCCTGTTAAAAGCGGACATTGATCAGCAAGCTTCCCTTGGTTCTATCCGGGGCGATTATGTGCGCCTCCGGCAAATGTTCTTGATTATCCTGGATAACGCCATCAAGTTCTCACCACCTGAGGAAAACGTATGGATCACTTTTGTCAATAATACGGTAACCATCCAGGACAAAGGCCCTGGTATTCCCCCCGATAATTTACCCCATATTTTTGACCGCTTTTATAAATCCTCCGCTGTGGAAAACAAAACGGGAACCGGCCTGGGATTGGCTATTGCCAAACAAATCGCCCATCGGCACAGGATTCAGATCATTGTGGACAGCCAACCCGGTCAAGGAACTCGATTCGGCTTTCACTTCTAA
- a CDS encoding amino acid ABC transporter permease produces the protein MMSLDWIIRILTENWPMFLRGAGFTLLISIIGTIIGSLIGLIIGVIRTIPMPERRMKRILLKVVNALLASYIEFFRGTPMIVQAMVIYYGSALAFNIHMNHIFAGIFIVSINTGAYMAEIVRGGIISIDKGQFEAAHAIGMNHIQTMTNVALPQVIRNILPATGNEFVINIKDTSVLNVISVTELYFQTKSIAGNNFRYFEAFFVACILYFIMTFTVTRILRYIEKRMDGPESYTMNQMQVQTAEGMLRRTKT, from the coding sequence ATGATGAGCTTAGATTGGATCATACGCATTTTGACCGAAAACTGGCCCATGTTTCTGCGCGGAGCAGGGTTCACCCTTTTAATTTCCATCATCGGTACCATCATTGGCTCTCTCATCGGACTTATTATCGGTGTTATACGCACTATCCCTATGCCGGAGCGGAGAATGAAACGCATCTTGCTGAAAGTAGTCAATGCTCTTTTGGCAAGCTATATCGAGTTTTTCCGGGGAACCCCCATGATCGTTCAAGCCATGGTTATTTATTATGGCTCGGCCTTAGCTTTTAATATCCATATGAATCATATCTTTGCGGGAATTTTTATTGTTTCCATCAATACAGGGGCCTATATGGCCGAGATCGTCCGCGGCGGCATTATATCTATTGATAAAGGACAGTTTGAAGCGGCTCATGCGATTGGGATGAATCATATCCAGACCATGACCAATGTGGCATTGCCCCAGGTTATCCGCAATATTCTTCCTGCCACAGGGAATGAATTTGTGATCAATATTAAAGACACCTCTGTACTCAATGTGATCTCCGTTACGGAACTGTATTTCCAAACCAAGTCCATCGCCGGGAACAACTTCCGTTACTTCGAGGCCTTCTTTGTAGCCTGTATCCTTTACTTCATTATGACCTTTACGGTAACGCGCATCCTTCGTTATATTGAAAAAAGGATGGATGGACCGGAAAGCTATACTATGAATCAAATGCAGGTGCAAACTGCTGAGGGTATGCTGCGCAGGACCAAGACCTGA
- a CDS encoding rubrerythrin family protein, which translates to MSEQKTLKHLMDAFAGESQANRKYLAYAKKAEKEGKFNAAKLFQAAADAETLHAHRELELAGKVGSTVDNLKDGIAGETYEFESMYPDFIKVAEEEGNKAAITTFTFAMKAEEVHAKLYKEALENLDSTEEVFYYLCPVCGNIEKYIPEKCSICNVPGDKFIKY; encoded by the coding sequence ATGAGCGAACAAAAAACATTAAAGCATCTTATGGATGCCTTTGCCGGTGAATCACAAGCCAATCGGAAGTACCTGGCTTACGCCAAAAAGGCCGAAAAAGAGGGTAAATTCAACGCCGCCAAACTCTTTCAGGCAGCTGCCGATGCTGAGACTCTGCATGCCCACAGAGAGTTGGAGCTCGCCGGTAAAGTAGGTTCCACCGTGGATAATCTGAAAGATGGCATTGCCGGTGAAACCTATGAGTTTGAAAGCATGTACCCTGATTTTATTAAAGTTGCTGAAGAAGAAGGCAATAAAGCTGCTATAACCACCTTTACTTTTGCTATGAAAGCGGAAGAAGTCCATGCCAAGCTCTATAAAGAGGCTTTGGAGAATTTAGACTCAACGGAAGAGGTATTCTATTATCTCTGTCCCGTCTGCGGCAACATCGAAAAATACATCCCCGAAAAATGTTCCATCTGTAATGTTCCCGGTGATAAATTTATTAAATACTAA
- a CDS encoding ABC transporter substrate binding protein: MRMGNISTHNLMKKLVIILIALIMLFIGQKPLLIQAQSNQRVLFISSYSESFATVPEQIAGIHQALDPHNILLDIEYMDTKRFDTQENIHNFFTSLRYKLDNLQPYDAIIVGDDRALDFAMAYQKELFDELPIVFLGINDVNRAEEAARNPYMTGIVESVPIKENIELALKFNSDVKRVVGLVEGSITGRGEKDQFYGAVGFYPSLRFEDISISDHTTEEMACILQEIQDDTIILFLGSMYKDQAGLDLSIDEAAAFISANTQVPVYRATSGGVGQGFLGGVQVSYRETGKRAGEMVFQLLQGTPVQDLPMMNESPYYTIFDYQMVQHFDIPESLLPHDAFLLNKKSSYFEQNMKLLLGVFAALFIMLIISTLMGMDSLKHRTMQRKLRESNEELSATYEELAATEEELRHQYRLIEENVRRIELLNQKYEHAINSTNSVVWELNLSNRSIYFSRNFENWLSRPFPWHEPVDQLMDKYLNEKIVQLLNEEIAAYLNGEKGEIKVEFPVKSSAKPSRWIKAQGKAIRGSSEEEIFLYGIMTDVTDQKLQQEYIDHLAHYDYLTNLPNRISFMEKLQEEIEKGLPLYILLMDIDNFKEINDTLGHVWGDKVLKAVAQKLLDHACPNMFISRFGGDEFLILMTDRDSCDIEECIKQIRIMFSQPIQIERNEFTLKFSMGITRYPEDSTDIDQLIMNADTALYQVKRSGKNHHLHYNKEMQQELRNKAVTEGIIRKAVQEDGFYLVYQPQVNVKTGEIESFEALVRLKHHSISPDVFIRIAEESDLIYQIGRVVTKEAIRQAAAWRDKGYPRKSISINFSSKQIRDRDYLQFLVDTLAEYEMDPQCLEIEITESILMEETDLTLELLEKIKELGIKIALDDFGTGFSSLNYLTYIPVDKVKLDKSLCDKFLSPDNIKVIESIISLAHSLNLVITAEGIEEQWQYEQLKLSGCNSIQGYLFSKPLVAEEAEKIYEKNFLDSL, encoded by the coding sequence ATGCGGATGGGAAATATTAGCACTCATAACTTAATGAAAAAGCTCGTTATCATCCTGATTGCCTTGATAATGTTATTTATTGGGCAAAAACCATTATTGATTCAAGCACAATCGAACCAGCGGGTCTTATTCATTAGTTCCTACTCGGAAAGCTTTGCAACCGTACCGGAGCAAATCGCTGGGATTCACCAGGCTTTGGATCCGCATAATATTCTGTTGGATATCGAATACATGGATACGAAACGGTTTGATACTCAGGAAAATATCCATAATTTCTTTACTTCTCTGCGCTACAAACTGGATAACCTTCAACCTTATGATGCTATCATTGTAGGGGATGATCGAGCTCTTGATTTTGCTATGGCCTATCAGAAGGAGCTTTTTGACGAGCTCCCTATTGTTTTTTTAGGGATTAATGATGTGAACCGGGCGGAAGAGGCAGCCCGCAATCCTTACATGACCGGCATAGTGGAAAGTGTCCCCATTAAGGAGAACATAGAGCTGGCTCTGAAATTCAATTCCGATGTCAAGCGGGTTGTAGGTCTGGTGGAAGGCAGCATCACCGGTAGGGGAGAGAAGGATCAATTTTATGGAGCGGTAGGGTTTTATCCCAGCCTGCGTTTTGAAGATATCAGTATTTCCGACCATACCACTGAGGAAATGGCCTGTATCCTGCAGGAGATCCAGGATGATACCATTATCTTATTTTTAGGCAGTATGTATAAAGACCAGGCAGGGCTTGATCTTTCCATTGATGAAGCGGCAGCTTTTATCAGTGCCAATACCCAGGTTCCGGTGTATCGGGCGACCAGCGGCGGAGTGGGTCAAGGATTTTTGGGAGGAGTTCAGGTATCCTACCGGGAGACCGGAAAGAGAGCCGGAGAAATGGTTTTTCAGCTGCTGCAGGGAACCCCTGTCCAGGACCTGCCGATGATGAACGAGAGTCCTTATTATACGATCTTTGATTATCAAATGGTCCAGCATTTTGATATTCCGGAAAGTCTGCTGCCTCATGATGCCTTTTTGCTCAATAAAAAGAGCAGCTATTTTGAACAGAACATGAAGCTGCTCTTGGGTGTATTTGCAGCTTTGTTTATTATGTTAATCATCAGCACATTGATGGGTATGGATAGTCTTAAGCATCGTACCATGCAGCGGAAATTAAGGGAGAGCAATGAAGAACTCTCAGCCACTTATGAAGAATTGGCAGCTACTGAAGAAGAACTTCGCCATCAATACCGGCTTATTGAAGAGAACGTCCGGAGAATTGAGCTTCTCAATCAAAAATACGAGCATGCTATTAACAGTACCAATAGCGTCGTCTGGGAGCTTAATTTGAGCAATCGGAGCATCTATTTCTCCCGGAACTTTGAAAACTGGCTTTCCCGCCCTTTTCCGTGGCATGAGCCGGTTGATCAGCTTATGGATAAATACCTTAATGAAAAGATTGTCCAATTGCTTAATGAAGAAATTGCCGCTTATTTGAACGGGGAAAAGGGTGAGATCAAGGTTGAGTTTCCGGTGAAGTCCAGTGCCAAGCCATCCCGGTGGATCAAAGCACAGGGGAAAGCCATCCGGGGAAGCAGCGAAGAAGAGATCTTTCTTTACGGAATTATGACGGATGTGACGGACCAGAAGCTGCAACAGGAGTATATAGATCACCTTGCTCACTATGATTATTTAACCAATCTGCCTAACCGCATCTCCTTTATGGAAAAACTTCAGGAAGAGATTGAAAAAGGGCTGCCTTTATATATTCTGTTGATGGATATTGATAATTTCAAGGAAATCAATGATACTCTGGGCCATGTTTGGGGAGATAAGGTCTTGAAAGCAGTGGCTCAAAAGCTGTTGGATCATGCCTGCCCCAATATGTTCATCTCCCGGTTCGGCGGCGATGAATTTCTTATCCTGATGACGGATCGGGATAGCTGTGATATAGAGGAATGTATCAAACAGATTCGGATCATGTTCTCCCAGCCCATTCAGATTGAACGCAATGAGTTTACCCTTAAGTTCAGCATGGGGATCACCCGTTATCCCGAGGACAGCACAGATATCGATCAATTGATTATGAATGCGGATACGGCTTTATATCAAGTCAAGCGCAGCGGTAAAAACCATCACCTTCACTACAATAAAGAGATGCAGCAGGAACTCCGCAATAAGGCGGTTACGGAAGGAATTATTCGGAAAGCGGTACAGGAAGACGGATTCTATCTGGTTTATCAGCCTCAAGTCAACGTGAAAACAGGCGAAATAGAAAGCTTTGAGGCTTTGGTGCGCCTGAAGCATCATTCTATTTCTCCTGATGTGTTTATTCGTATCGCTGAGGAATCGGATCTAATCTATCAAATTGGCAGAGTTGTGACCAAGGAGGCCATTCGTCAGGCAGCAGCCTGGCGGGACAAAGGATATCCCCGTAAATCCATTTCCATCAATTTTTCCAGCAAGCAGATCCGGGACAGGGATTATTTGCAATTCCTCGTGGATACTCTGGCGGAGTATGAGATGGATCCTCAGTGTTTAGAAATTGAAATTACGGAGAGTATTTTAATGGAGGAAACTGATCTTACCCTGGAGCTGCTGGAGAAGATCAAGGAATTAGGCATAAAAATAGCCTTGGACGACTTTGGCACAGGGTTCTCCTCACTTAACTACCTGACCTATATACCGGTGGATAAAGTGAAATTGGATAAGTCTCTCTGTGATAAGTTTTTAAGCCCTGACAATATCAAGGTCATTGAGAGTATCATTTCTCTGGCTCACAGCCTTAACCTGGTGATCACTGCCGAAGGGATTGAAGAGCAATGGCAGTATGAGCAATTAAAGCTAAGCGGCTGCAACAGCATCCAAGGATATTTGTTCAGCAAACCATTAGTAGCGGAAGAAGCAGAAAAAATTTATGAGAAAAACTTTCTGGATTCGCTTTAA
- the mutT gene encoding 8-oxo-dGTP diphosphatase MutT: MKDVTAAIIIKGEEVLIARRAPGEKHAGSWEFPGGKVEAGETPEACLKRELAEEFGIEVKVQGFVKSSLYEYPQGSIRLLAYRVKILHGEIELRAHDRYEWVGVKQLPNYELLPADVPIADYLREYLS; the protein is encoded by the coding sequence ATGAAAGATGTCACAGCTGCAATCATCATTAAAGGTGAAGAAGTCCTGATTGCCCGCAGAGCTCCCGGTGAAAAGCATGCAGGAAGCTGGGAATTCCCCGGCGGCAAAGTGGAAGCGGGGGAGACCCCTGAAGCCTGTTTAAAACGTGAGCTTGCGGAAGAGTTCGGCATAGAGGTTAAAGTTCAGGGGTTTGTCAAGTCAAGCCTTTATGAGTACCCCCAAGGCTCAATCCGGTTATTGGCTTACCGGGTCAAGATCCTCCATGGGGAAATTGAACTGCGGGCCCATGATCGATACGAATGGGTCGGTGTGAAGCAATTGCCGAATTATGAGCTGCTGCCGGCCGATGTACCTATAGCGGACTATTTACGGGAATACCTGAGCTGA
- a CDS encoding uracil-DNA glycosylase produces MQILKNDWHELLKDEFEQEYYQQLRKHLIQEYRTRTIYPDMYDIFNALHFTSYKDVKVVILGQDPYHGPNQAHGLSFSVKPGVPAPPSLQNIFKELQSDLGCRIPNHGYLKKWAEQGVLLLNTSLTVRAGQANSHAQIGWHQFTDKVIATLSQRQDPVVFILWGKNAQAKQSIISPQHFIIKSVHPSPLSAHAGFFGSKPFSKANNFLVSQGKEPIDWQIEDI; encoded by the coding sequence ATGCAAATATTAAAAAATGATTGGCATGAATTATTAAAGGATGAATTTGAACAGGAATATTATCAGCAACTGAGAAAGCATTTAATACAGGAATACCGGACACGAACCATCTATCCTGATATGTATGATATTTTTAACGCACTGCATTTTACTTCTTATAAAGATGTCAAAGTGGTCATCCTTGGGCAAGACCCCTACCATGGTCCAAACCAAGCCCATGGCCTGAGCTTTTCTGTCAAACCCGGTGTACCGGCTCCGCCTTCTTTGCAAAATATCTTTAAGGAATTGCAGAGTGACCTGGGCTGCCGGATCCCCAACCATGGCTACCTCAAAAAATGGGCGGAGCAGGGTGTTTTGCTCCTGAACACCTCTCTGACGGTTCGCGCCGGTCAAGCCAACTCCCATGCTCAGATCGGCTGGCATCAATTTACAGATAAAGTGATCGCGACCCTGAGCCAGCGCCAGGACCCTGTCGTGTTTATCCTTTGGGGAAAAAATGCTCAGGCTAAACAAAGTATCATCAGCCCTCAGCATTTCATCATAAAATCTGTTCATCCCAGCCCACTTTCCGCCCATGCCGGATTTTTTGGCAGCAAGCCTTTCTCCAAAGCCAATAATTTTTTAGTGTCCCAGGGTAAGGAACCTATTGATTGGCAGATTGAAGATATTTGA
- a CDS encoding transporter substrate-binding domain-containing protein — protein MKRKLSIVMAGLISVMLLATGCGSSGQGNAQTPAAGNEGGTFKVGLEAGYAPFNWTQMSDSNGGVKIDGGAEYAGGYDVEIAKKIAAGLGKELVIVKTEWDGLVPSLTSGKIDAIIAGMSPTAERKETIDFSDIYYQSDLVIVVKSGSKYENATSLKDFNGAKITAQLNTFHYGVIDQIEGVAKQTAMDNFPAMRVAIQSGMIDGYVSERPEGVSAQAANSDFKMVELTDGFQTDPDDTAIAVGVKKGSELTAKINEILKGIPEAERIQIMDNAIKNQPAAN, from the coding sequence ATGAAAAGAAAATTATCAATAGTGATGGCAGGGTTGATTTCTGTCATGCTGCTGGCCACGGGCTGCGGTTCAAGCGGTCAGGGAAATGCTCAAACACCGGCCGCAGGAAATGAAGGAGGCACGTTTAAAGTCGGCTTAGAGGCAGGCTATGCTCCTTTTAACTGGACGCAAATGAGTGACTCCAACGGTGGAGTCAAAATTGATGGCGGTGCTGAATATGCCGGTGGCTATGATGTGGAAATTGCCAAAAAAATTGCCGCAGGCTTAGGCAAAGAACTGGTCATTGTTAAAACTGAATGGGATGGTCTTGTTCCTTCTCTGACTTCCGGGAAAATCGATGCGATTATCGCCGGTATGTCCCCGACTGCAGAACGGAAAGAAACCATTGATTTCTCCGATATTTATTACCAATCCGATCTGGTGATCGTGGTCAAGAGCGGCAGCAAATATGAAAACGCCACCTCTCTTAAAGACTTTAATGGGGCTAAAATTACGGCTCAGTTAAACACCTTCCACTATGGTGTTATTGACCAAATCGAAGGGGTTGCCAAACAAACCGCTATGGATAATTTCCCGGCCATGCGGGTCGCTATACAATCAGGCATGATCGACGGCTATGTTTCCGAACGTCCGGAAGGGGTCAGCGCCCAAGCAGCCAACAGCGATTTTAAAATGGTTGAACTCACCGATGGATTCCAAACCGATCCTGATGATACGGCCATTGCCGTAGGGGTAAAAAAGGGCAGCGAACTTACCGCTAAAATCAATGAGATCTTAAAAGGGATTCCTGAAGCAGAGCGTATCCAAATTATGGATAATGCAATTAAGAACCAACCAGCAGCTAACTAA